The following proteins come from a genomic window of Micromonospora zamorensis:
- a CDS encoding alpha/beta fold hydrolase has translation MPMNNASAPSSSWTGMVPVDDTALAVTDTGGPGVPVVYLNGQFATQGYWRRVIAELGTGWRHITFDERARGRKSKRSADYSFEAAVRDVDVVLAARGVHRALVVGWSYGAVVGAHWVSRNPERALGAVLVDGAFPHDWLDEAMAQRIRKMFRRMNLFMPLLRPTGLTPRMNADQMADSNIELGRLSRERELGPVLDTITVPVRYVVASGTSLGSRGDEQEQIRASLDAVTVRNPHIRIGAKVASNHGAILKKDFPAVAEAVREVAGLDRGDAEDRR, from the coding sequence ATGCCAATGAACAACGCTTCCGCCCCGAGTTCGTCCTGGACCGGCATGGTGCCGGTCGACGACACGGCCCTGGCCGTCACCGACACCGGCGGTCCCGGGGTCCCCGTGGTCTACCTCAACGGCCAGTTCGCCACCCAGGGATACTGGCGGCGGGTCATCGCCGAACTGGGCACCGGGTGGCGGCACATCACCTTCGACGAGCGGGCTCGCGGCAGGAAGTCGAAGCGCTCAGCGGACTATTCCTTCGAGGCGGCCGTCCGGGATGTCGATGTCGTCCTCGCCGCTCGGGGCGTGCACCGCGCGCTCGTGGTGGGCTGGTCCTACGGAGCTGTTGTCGGGGCGCACTGGGTCAGCCGCAACCCGGAGCGTGCCCTGGGCGCGGTCCTGGTCGACGGCGCGTTCCCGCACGACTGGCTCGACGAGGCCATGGCGCAACGGATCCGCAAGATGTTCCGACGGATGAACCTCTTCATGCCGCTGCTGCGCCCGACCGGCCTGACCCCTCGGATGAACGCCGACCAGATGGCCGACAGCAACATCGAACTCGGCAGGCTCTCCCGCGAGCGCGAGCTGGGCCCCGTGCTGGACACCATCACCGTGCCGGTGCGGTACGTGGTCGCCTCGGGGACGTCCCTGGGGAGCCGCGGTGACGAGCAGGAACAGATCCGCGCCAGCCTCGACGCGGTGACCGTCCGGAACCCGCACATCCGGATCGGGGCGAAGGTCGCCAGCAACCACGGTGCGATCCTCAAGAAGGACTTCCCGGCCGTCGCCGAGGCCGTACGCGAGGTCGCCGGCCTCGACCGCGGGGACGCCGAAGACCGTCGATGA
- the sepH gene encoding septation protein SepH, with protein sequence MRPVRFVALSEDGHALVLADEVGRLLALPIDERISGALHAEPGSPPLAAAPTAADPIPSLSPRDIQARIRSGESAEDVARIAGVPVDRVLRYAGPVLQERAMLAQHARRTRLKGAEKPTPLAEVVNGRLSQHGIDTEKISWDAYRRDDGTWRIIATWPSGKATAQAIWDLDKTRQSVAPHDDMAQYLCAERPTPILGQEPAPERGGHALPGPSRGEPSRGGHGLPAASEHPRPGRDPIRAGRDALLASLDRPLGASSGRGLEPRTPAALAGSDAPRQRPVGGGAAALLGGGQGSAFDDDSDAPKEVPAVPSLAVLRPRRTGAAAAAGGESTDANGKPRKRLPSWDDVLFGSGPAARESS encoded by the coding sequence ATGCGCCCAGTACGCTTCGTCGCCCTCTCCGAGGACGGCCATGCTCTGGTTCTCGCCGACGAGGTCGGGCGGTTGCTCGCCCTGCCGATCGACGAACGGATCTCCGGTGCGCTGCACGCGGAGCCCGGTTCGCCGCCGCTCGCGGCGGCGCCGACCGCAGCCGATCCGATTCCCTCACTGTCCCCGCGGGACATCCAGGCCCGCATCCGCTCCGGTGAGTCCGCCGAGGATGTCGCCCGGATCGCCGGTGTGCCGGTCGACCGGGTGCTGCGCTATGCCGGCCCGGTTCTCCAGGAGCGGGCGATGCTCGCGCAGCATGCCCGCCGCACCCGCCTCAAGGGAGCGGAGAAGCCCACCCCGCTCGCCGAGGTGGTCAACGGTCGGCTGAGCCAGCACGGCATCGACACCGAGAAGATTTCCTGGGACGCATACCGGCGTGATGACGGCACCTGGCGGATCATCGCCACCTGGCCGTCCGGCAAGGCCACCGCGCAGGCCATCTGGGATCTCGACAAGACCCGGCAGTCGGTCGCCCCGCACGACGACATGGCGCAGTATCTGTGCGCCGAGCGGCCCACGCCGATCCTCGGTCAGGAGCCCGCACCGGAGCGGGGCGGGCATGCCCTGCCGGGTCCGTCGCGCGGTGAGCCGAGCCGAGGTGGACACGGGTTGCCGGCGGCGTCCGAGCACCCGCGTCCCGGTCGGGATCCGATCCGCGCTGGCCGCGATGCGTTGCTCGCCTCATTGGACCGCCCACTCGGCGCCTCGTCGGGCCGTGGTCTGGAACCGCGTACCCCGGCTGCTCTCGCCGGCTCGGACGCGCCCCGGCAGCGGCCGGTCGGCGGGGGTGCCGCCGCGTTGCTCGGCGGCGGCCAAGGGTCGGCCTTCGACGACGACTCGGACGCGCCCAAGGAGGTGCCGGCCGTGCCGTCGCTGGCGGTGCTGCGGCCTCGCCGGACGGGCGCTGCGGCAGCCGCTGGCGGCGAGTCCACCGATGCCAACGGCAAGCCGCGCAAGCGGCTGCCGAGCTGGGACGACGTCCTCTTCGGCAGCGGCCCGGCCGCACGCGAGTCCTCCTGA
- the serC gene encoding phosphoserine transaminase, which translates to MADAPTIRIPDDIKPADGRFGCGPSKVRPAAVSALAEVATSYLGTSHRQKTVRDQVARLRSGIAEFFSLPEGYEVVIGNGGTTAFWEVATFGLIRDRAQFASFGEFGAKFAKSVKDAPFLGEPTVRKADAGSAPTLVAESGVDAYATPQNETSTGVAVPISRVAGADEGALLLVDATSGAGGLEVNVGETDVYYFAPQKCFGSDGGLWLALMSPAALDRAAEIKASGRYIPAFLDLVTAIDNSRLEQTYNTPALATIFLAAEQTDWMNAQGGLAWAAKRTAESAATVYGWAERSSVASPFVGDPALRSNVVATIDFADEVDATAIAKALRANGIVDTEPYRKLGRNQLRMALFPAIEPADVEALTASIDYVVERL; encoded by the coding sequence GTGGCTGACGCACCGACCATCCGGATTCCGGATGACATCAAGCCCGCCGACGGACGTTTCGGCTGTGGCCCGTCCAAGGTCCGCCCAGCGGCGGTGTCCGCCCTTGCCGAGGTCGCGACGAGCTACCTGGGCACCTCGCACCGGCAGAAGACGGTCCGCGACCAGGTGGCGCGACTGCGCTCCGGCATCGCCGAGTTCTTCTCGCTGCCCGAGGGCTACGAGGTCGTGATCGGCAACGGTGGCACCACCGCATTCTGGGAGGTCGCCACCTTCGGCCTGATTCGCGACCGCGCCCAGTTCGCCAGCTTCGGCGAGTTCGGTGCCAAGTTCGCCAAGTCGGTCAAGGACGCGCCGTTCCTGGGCGAGCCGACCGTCCGCAAGGCCGATGCGGGCAGCGCGCCGACGCTGGTCGCCGAGTCCGGCGTGGACGCGTACGCGACGCCGCAGAACGAGACCTCGACCGGTGTGGCGGTCCCGATCAGCCGGGTGGCCGGCGCGGACGAGGGCGCGTTGCTGCTGGTCGACGCGACCTCCGGCGCGGGTGGCCTGGAGGTCAACGTCGGCGAGACCGACGTCTACTACTTCGCCCCGCAGAAGTGCTTCGGCTCCGACGGCGGCCTCTGGCTGGCCCTGATGTCACCGGCCGCCCTGGACCGGGCCGCCGAGATCAAGGCGTCCGGGCGCTACATCCCCGCCTTCCTCGACCTGGTCACCGCGATCGACAACTCGCGGCTGGAGCAGACCTACAACACTCCGGCGCTGGCCACCATCTTCCTGGCCGCCGAGCAGACCGACTGGATGAACGCGCAGGGTGGCCTGGCCTGGGCGGCCAAGCGCACCGCCGAGAGCGCCGCCACGGTGTACGGCTGGGCGGAGCGTTCCAGCGTGGCCTCCCCGTTCGTCGGCGACCCGGCACTGCGCTCCAACGTGGTCGCCACGATCGACTTTGCCGACGAGGTGGACGCCACCGCGATCGCGAAGGCGCTGCGCGCCAACGGCATCGTGGACACCGAGCCGTACCGCAAGCTCGGGCGCAACCAGCTCCGGATGGCGCTGTTCCCGGCCATCGAGCCGGCCGATGTCGAGGCGCTGACCGCGTCCATCGACTACGTGGTCGAGCGACTCTGA
- a CDS encoding citrate synthase 2 produces MADFKPGLEGVVAFETEIAEPDREGGALRYRGVDIEDLIGQVSFGNVWALLVDGRFGPGLPPAEPFPVPVHSGDIRVDVQSAVAMLAPYWGLNQLLDISDEQAREDLARVSVTALSFVAQSARGLGLPAVPQKEIDKAQTIVERFMKRWRGEPDPRHVKAVDAYFISAAEHGLNASTFTARIVASTGADAAACISSGIGALSGPLHGGAPSRVLSMLEAVERSGDAEGYVKGVLDRGERLMGFGHRVYRAEDPRARVLRRTAKELGAPRFEIAEALEKAALAELQARRPDRVLATNVEFWSAVVLDFAEVPAHMFTSMFTCARMGGWSAHILEQKRLQRLVRPSARYVGPETRKPSDVEGWAAIPHGV; encoded by the coding sequence ATGGCTGATTTCAAACCCGGGCTGGAGGGCGTCGTCGCCTTCGAGACCGAGATCGCCGAACCTGACCGTGAGGGCGGCGCGCTGCGCTATCGCGGGGTCGACATCGAGGATCTGATCGGGCAGGTGTCGTTCGGAAACGTCTGGGCGCTGCTGGTGGACGGCCGCTTCGGGCCGGGCCTGCCGCCGGCGGAGCCGTTCCCGGTGCCGGTGCACTCCGGCGACATCCGCGTCGACGTGCAGTCCGCGGTCGCCATGCTGGCCCCGTACTGGGGGCTCAACCAACTGCTGGACATCTCCGACGAGCAGGCCCGCGAAGACCTCGCCCGGGTGTCGGTGACCGCGCTCTCCTTCGTCGCCCAGTCCGCCCGGGGCCTCGGCCTGCCGGCGGTGCCGCAGAAGGAGATCGACAAGGCGCAGACCATCGTCGAGCGGTTCATGAAGCGTTGGCGCGGCGAACCCGACCCGCGGCACGTCAAGGCCGTCGACGCGTACTTCATCTCGGCAGCCGAGCACGGCCTGAACGCGTCCACCTTCACCGCCCGCATCGTCGCCTCCACCGGGGCGGACGCGGCGGCCTGCATCTCGTCGGGCATCGGTGCCCTCTCCGGCCCGCTGCACGGCGGCGCGCCGTCCCGCGTTCTCAGCATGCTGGAGGCGGTGGAGCGCAGCGGCGACGCCGAGGGTTACGTCAAGGGCGTCCTCGATCGCGGTGAGCGGTTGATGGGCTTCGGCCACCGCGTCTACCGGGCCGAGGACCCGCGCGCCCGCGTGCTGCGGCGCACGGCCAAGGAGCTGGGCGCGCCGCGCTTCGAGATCGCCGAGGCACTGGAGAAGGCCGCCCTCGCCGAGTTGCAGGCCCGCCGCCCGGACCGGGTGCTGGCCACCAACGTCGAGTTCTGGTCGGCCGTGGTGCTGGACTTCGCCGAGGTGCCGGCGCACATGTTCACCTCGATGTTCACCTGCGCACGGATGGGTGGCTGGAGCGCGCACATCCTGGAGCAGAAGCGCCTTCAGCGGCTGGTGCGCCCGTCCGCCCGCTACGTCGGCCCGGAGACCCGCAAGCCGTCCGACGTCGAGGGCTGGGCCGCCATCCCGCACGGCGTCTGA
- the pdxH gene encoding pyridoxamine 5'-phosphate oxidase: MRNEYAADLGLTEADLAADWHTQFASWFADAVAFGLPEPNAMVVGTADPAGRPSGRTVLLKGYDPEGFVFFTNHLSRKGVEATANPYASLVFPWFPMQRQVVVAGRVAPVDRTTSEAYFTSRPRGSQLGAWASPQSQVVSGRAELEESYREVAERFADEDVIPTPSHWGGLRVHPESVEFWQGRAGRLHDRLRFRRLDEGGWIVERLAP, encoded by the coding sequence ATGCGTAACGAGTACGCCGCGGACCTGGGCCTGACCGAGGCTGACCTGGCCGCCGACTGGCACACCCAGTTCGCCAGCTGGTTCGCCGACGCGGTGGCCTTCGGGCTACCCGAACCGAACGCGATGGTGGTGGGCACCGCGGACCCGGCTGGTCGGCCGAGCGGTCGGACGGTGCTGCTGAAGGGGTACGACCCCGAGGGGTTCGTCTTCTTCACCAACCACCTGTCGCGCAAGGGCGTCGAGGCGACCGCCAACCCGTACGCCAGCCTGGTCTTTCCGTGGTTTCCCATGCAGCGTCAGGTGGTGGTCGCCGGGCGGGTCGCGCCGGTCGACCGCACGACGAGCGAGGCGTACTTCACCAGCCGGCCGCGCGGCTCCCAGCTGGGCGCCTGGGCCAGCCCGCAGTCGCAGGTGGTGTCGGGCCGGGCCGAGCTGGAGGAGAGCTACCGGGAGGTGGCCGAGCGGTTCGCCGACGAGGACGTGATCCCGACGCCGTCGCACTGGGGCGGGTTGCGGGTCCACCCCGAGTCGGTGGAGTTCTGGCAGGGTCGGGCCGGCCGGTTGCACGATCGGCTCCGCTTCCGTCGCCTCGACGAGGGCGGTTGGATCGTCGAGCGGTTGGCGCCGTGA
- a CDS encoding MFS transporter — MTDVQEARPRGARRWALDVRPLRVPAYRRLWLGNTVAMFGFQFTAVAVPVEMYALTRDSLWVGLLGVAAFVPLLVFGLWGGAVADARDRRAVLLGGSLLLWASTLGLLVQALLNVGSPVLLLALMALQSVAFAISSPARSAMLPRLVPDDLVPAAATLNYTTFTAASVAGPLAAGLILAASPDTAVVLPIAYGVDALLFTAMLWAALRLPSLPPEPSADGQARRAGLASVIDGFRYLATTPVLLLSFGVDLIAMILAMPRALFPEIAHERFGGGGSVGLLYSAIAIGSMIGGLTSGWIGRLRRQGLGLVLAVVGWGLAIAAAGLAQQLWLMVALLAVAGAADLISAVLRQSMLLVYAPDRMRGRLQGVNTVVVAGGPRLGDLRAGTMAAGFGGGVAWVAGGLASAVLVVVLAVAFPALLRYRATTASSNDRA; from the coding sequence GTGACAGATGTGCAGGAGGCTCGGCCGCGCGGAGCGCGCCGCTGGGCCCTCGACGTACGCCCGCTGCGCGTGCCCGCGTACCGGCGGCTCTGGCTCGGCAACACCGTGGCGATGTTCGGCTTCCAGTTCACGGCCGTCGCGGTGCCGGTGGAGATGTACGCCCTGACCAGGGACTCCCTCTGGGTCGGCTTGCTGGGCGTGGCGGCCTTCGTACCGTTGCTGGTCTTCGGGCTCTGGGGCGGCGCGGTCGCCGACGCCCGCGACCGCCGTGCGGTGCTGCTCGGCGGCTCATTGTTGCTCTGGGCATCGACCCTTGGGCTGCTGGTCCAGGCACTGCTGAACGTGGGCAGCCCGGTGCTCCTGTTGGCGCTGATGGCGTTGCAGTCGGTGGCGTTCGCGATCAGCTCGCCGGCCCGCAGTGCCATGCTGCCCCGACTGGTCCCGGACGACCTCGTCCCAGCCGCCGCCACCCTGAACTACACGACCTTCACCGCCGCCTCGGTGGCCGGCCCGCTGGCCGCGGGCCTGATCCTCGCCGCGTCGCCGGACACCGCTGTGGTCCTGCCGATCGCGTACGGGGTGGACGCGCTGCTGTTCACCGCGATGCTCTGGGCGGCGCTGCGCCTGCCCTCGCTGCCGCCCGAGCCGAGCGCCGACGGTCAGGCCCGGCGAGCCGGCCTGGCCAGTGTCATCGACGGATTCCGCTACCTGGCCACCACACCCGTACTCCTGCTGTCCTTCGGGGTGGACCTGATCGCGATGATCCTCGCCATGCCGCGGGCGCTCTTCCCGGAGATCGCCCACGAACGGTTCGGCGGTGGTGGGTCCGTCGGCCTGCTCTACAGCGCCATCGCGATCGGCTCGATGATCGGTGGGCTGACCTCCGGCTGGATCGGCCGGCTCCGCCGGCAGGGGCTCGGCCTGGTGCTCGCGGTGGTGGGTTGGGGCCTGGCGATCGCCGCGGCCGGGTTGGCCCAGCAGCTCTGGCTGATGGTCGCGCTGCTCGCCGTTGCCGGGGCCGCCGACCTGATCAGCGCGGTGCTGCGCCAGTCGATGCTGCTGGTCTACGCACCGGACCGGATGCGCGGCCGGCTCCAGGGCGTCAACACGGTCGTGGTGGCGGGTGGCCCACGCCTGGGCGACCTCCGGGCCGGCACCATGGCCGCCGGGTTCGGCGGCGGGGTGGCCTGGGTGGCCGGCGGGCTCGCCTCGGCGGTGCTCGTGGTCGTGCTCGCGGTGGCGTTCCCGGCACTGCTGCGCTACCGGGCCACTACCGCGTCGAGCAACGACCGGGCCTGA
- a CDS encoding aldose 1-epimerase family protein, with protein MESPDQRPFSGAQWTISAAGHEAVIVEVGGGLRTYRHDGVDLVDGYQTDEVCPGCAGQVLAPWPNRIRDGRYAFGERALQLPLTEPERHVAIHGLVNWVPWRLLEQSEAAVTLGYDLPPQPGYPWPLRLLSRWSVSADGLRAEHEVTNIGGEAAPFGFSVHPYLQLPGVAVDDLVMRLPTRTRLLVDGRLLPVGATPVAGTEYDWTSPRRIGAAELDLCFGEVIRDADGGSSVSLSAPDGSAGVSIWADAEFGWWQVFTGDALTGDRHRRSVAIEPMTCPPDAFRSGRDVLTLKPATTWRGAWGIRPGA; from the coding sequence ATGGAAAGCCCCGATCAGCGCCCCTTCTCCGGCGCCCAGTGGACCATCTCCGCCGCCGGTCACGAGGCCGTCATCGTGGAGGTGGGCGGTGGGCTCCGGACGTACCGGCACGACGGTGTCGACCTGGTCGACGGGTACCAGACCGACGAGGTGTGCCCCGGCTGCGCCGGGCAGGTGCTGGCACCCTGGCCGAACCGGATCCGCGATGGCCGCTACGCGTTCGGGGAGCGGGCGCTCCAGCTCCCGCTGACCGAGCCGGAGCGGCACGTGGCCATCCACGGGCTGGTCAACTGGGTGCCGTGGCGTCTGCTGGAGCAGTCGGAGGCCGCGGTGACCCTCGGCTACGACCTGCCGCCGCAGCCCGGCTACCCGTGGCCGTTGCGGCTGCTCAGCCGGTGGAGCGTCAGCGCGGACGGGCTGCGCGCCGAGCACGAGGTGACCAACATCGGCGGGGAGGCCGCGCCGTTCGGCTTCTCCGTGCACCCGTACCTGCAGCTGCCGGGCGTCGCGGTCGACGACCTGGTCATGCGGCTTCCGACCCGTACCCGGTTGTTGGTGGACGGTCGGCTGCTGCCGGTCGGCGCGACCCCGGTGGCCGGGACCGAGTACGACTGGACCAGCCCGCGCCGGATCGGCGCCGCCGAGCTGGATCTCTGCTTCGGCGAGGTGATCCGCGACGCTGACGGCGGCTCGTCGGTGAGCCTGTCCGCGCCGGACGGTTCGGCGGGGGTGAGCATCTGGGCGGACGCGGAGTTCGGCTGGTGGCAGGTGTTCACCGGGGACGCGCTCACCGGTGACCGGCACCGCCGCTCGGTGGCAATCGAGCCGATGACCTGCCCGCCGGACGCGTTCCGCTCGGGCCGGGACGTGCTCACGCTCAAGCCTGCTACGACCTGGCGGGGTGCCTGGGGCATCCGGCCCGGGGCCTGA
- a CDS encoding nitroreductase family protein: MEFAEVVRRRRMVRNYDPDRPVPPDVVDRLLEHAVRAPSAGFAQGWGFLVLEEPADRERFWAATTPDGGGRERWLAGMRRAPLIVVPHANESAYLRRYAEPDKGWTDRSTDRWPVPYWHVDTGFAALLMLLTAVDEGLGACFFGIPPQQLAPYRDAFGVPEEYQPVGAVTIGYRAADHRSPSLRRGRRPMDEVVRRGRWS; encoded by the coding sequence ATGGAGTTCGCCGAGGTCGTCCGGCGTCGGCGGATGGTGCGCAACTACGACCCGGACCGCCCCGTCCCGCCCGACGTGGTGGACCGGCTGCTCGAGCACGCGGTCCGCGCACCGTCGGCCGGGTTCGCTCAGGGCTGGGGTTTCCTGGTCTTGGAGGAGCCGGCCGACCGGGAGCGGTTCTGGGCGGCCACCACACCGGACGGCGGTGGGCGGGAGCGCTGGCTGGCCGGGATGCGCCGGGCACCCCTGATCGTGGTGCCGCACGCCAACGAGTCGGCCTACCTGCGGCGGTACGCGGAGCCGGACAAGGGGTGGACGGACCGGTCCACCGACCGCTGGCCGGTGCCGTACTGGCACGTGGACACCGGCTTCGCGGCCCTGCTGATGTTGCTCACCGCCGTGGACGAAGGGCTGGGGGCCTGTTTCTTCGGCATTCCGCCGCAACAACTCGCCCCCTACCGCGACGCGTTCGGTGTGCCGGAGGAATACCAGCCCGTCGGTGCCGTCACAATCGGTTACCGGGCAGCGGACCATCGGTCACCGTCGCTGCGCCGGGGGCGTCGTCCGATGGACGAGGTGGTGCGGCGCGGCCGGTGGAGTTGA
- a CDS encoding type II toxin-antitoxin system VapB family antitoxin → MIFRAVRDGRPYPEHNLTLKQWAEIPPRPLRLDQMITTKRELALDKLLAEDSTFYGDLFPHVVQWNGGLYLEDGLHRALRAALQQRNQIHARVLVLSEPIE, encoded by the coding sequence GTGATCTTCAGAGCGGTCCGGGACGGGCGTCCCTATCCGGAACACAATCTGACGCTCAAGCAGTGGGCGGAGATTCCGCCCCGGCCACTGCGCCTGGACCAGATGATCACCACCAAGCGTGAGCTGGCGCTCGACAAGCTGCTCGCCGAGGACTCCACCTTCTACGGTGACCTCTTCCCGCACGTGGTGCAGTGGAACGGTGGGCTCTACCTTGAGGACGGGCTGCACCGCGCGTTGCGGGCCGCCCTACAGCAGCGCAACCAGATCCACGCCCGGGTGCTGGTGCTCTCCGAGCCGATCGAGTGA
- a CDS encoding acyl-CoA dehydrogenase family protein — translation MTAALDLLDLDPSLTDEERQIRDVVRQLVDDRVRPHVADWYEQGQVPARELAREFGKLGLLGMHLTGYGCAGASAVAYGLACQELEAGDSGLRSLVSVQGSLAMYAIWRYGSEEQKQRWLPSMATGEAIGCFGLTEPDHGSDPASMTTRARRDGDDWVLTGAKMWITNAPIAHAAVIWARTDEGVRGFLVPMDTPGVTAREIRRKMSLRASVTGEIALDDVRLPADARLPEAIGLKAPLSCLTEARYGIVWGAVGAARDCLETTLAYATTRTQFGRPLAGFQLTQAKLADMAVELVKGQLLALHLGRLADAHRLRPEQVSVGKLNNVREALAIARQCRTILGANGVSGEYPIMRHANNLESVLTYEGTSEIHQLVVGQRLTGISAFA, via the coding sequence ATGACCGCTGCGCTGGACCTGCTCGATCTGGACCCGTCGCTCACCGACGAAGAGCGACAGATCCGCGACGTCGTCCGCCAACTCGTCGACGACCGGGTGCGCCCGCACGTCGCCGACTGGTACGAACAGGGCCAGGTGCCGGCCCGCGAGCTGGCCCGGGAGTTCGGCAAGCTCGGCCTGCTCGGCATGCACCTCACCGGCTACGGCTGCGCTGGCGCCTCCGCCGTCGCGTACGGCCTGGCCTGCCAGGAGCTGGAGGCCGGCGACTCCGGCCTCCGATCCCTGGTCTCGGTACAGGGCTCGCTCGCCATGTACGCCATCTGGCGCTACGGCAGCGAGGAGCAGAAGCAACGCTGGCTGCCGTCGATGGCCACCGGCGAGGCGATCGGCTGCTTCGGCCTGACCGAGCCGGACCACGGCTCCGACCCCGCCTCGATGACCACCCGCGCCCGCCGCGACGGCGACGACTGGGTGCTCACCGGCGCCAAGATGTGGATCACCAACGCGCCGATCGCCCACGCCGCGGTGATCTGGGCGCGCACCGACGAGGGCGTGCGGGGTTTCCTCGTACCCATGGACACGCCCGGTGTCACGGCCCGGGAGATCCGCCGCAAGATGTCGCTGCGCGCGTCGGTGACCGGCGAGATCGCGCTCGACGACGTCCGGCTCCCGGCGGACGCCCGACTGCCCGAGGCGATCGGGCTCAAGGCGCCGCTAAGCTGCCTCACCGAGGCCCGGTACGGCATCGTCTGGGGCGCGGTGGGCGCCGCCCGTGACTGCCTGGAAACCACACTGGCGTACGCCACCACCCGCACCCAGTTCGGTCGCCCGCTGGCCGGCTTCCAGCTCACCCAGGCGAAACTCGCCGACATGGCCGTCGAGCTGGTGAAGGGGCAACTGCTCGCGCTGCACCTGGGCCGGCTCGCCGACGCCCACCGGCTGCGACCCGAGCAGGTCAGCGTGGGCAAGCTGAACAACGTGCGGGAGGCCCTGGCCATCGCCCGGCAGTGCCGCACCATCCTCGGCGCCAACGGTGTCTCCGGCGAATACCCGATCATGCGGCACGCCAACAACCTGGAGAGCGTGCTGACGTACGAGGGCACCTCCGAAATCCACCAGCTGGTCGTCGGGCAGCGACTCACCGGGATCTCCGCGTTCGCGTGA
- a CDS encoding DUF4230 domain-containing protein, translating to MARDAGINEPTREFPGYPTGDDLKERSAATPEPTMDTPGGPGGPTGGPMGGSGGPTGGGGGARGLLLLLGAAALAVVVLLGIQATGILPDFRNPFAKEQTDRSQPPLLKSIQDLSRYVAAEGNFQVVVDTQNDRRNVPDFLLNERTLFVGAGSVEAYVDFTKIGEGAVVQSADGKSVEIKLPAPQLGETNLDMEKSYVFAEQRGLLNRLGDLVGNDPNRQQQVYQLAEERITAAARDSGLSARAEENTRKMLEGLLRSLGYQQITVTYTAP from the coding sequence ATGGCCCGCGACGCTGGCATCAACGAGCCCACGAGGGAGTTTCCCGGTTACCCGACCGGTGACGATCTCAAGGAGCGGTCGGCCGCGACACCCGAGCCGACCATGGACACACCGGGTGGCCCCGGTGGCCCGACGGGTGGCCCGATGGGCGGCAGCGGTGGCCCGACGGGTGGTGGTGGCGGGGCCCGTGGCCTGCTCCTGCTGCTCGGCGCCGCCGCGTTGGCCGTGGTGGTGCTGCTCGGCATCCAGGCGACCGGCATCCTGCCGGATTTCCGCAACCCGTTCGCCAAGGAGCAGACCGACCGCAGCCAGCCACCACTGCTGAAGTCGATCCAGGACCTCAGCCGCTACGTGGCGGCCGAAGGCAACTTCCAGGTCGTGGTCGACACCCAGAACGACCGGCGCAACGTTCCCGACTTCCTGCTCAACGAGCGCACCCTGTTCGTCGGGGCCGGCAGCGTCGAGGCGTACGTCGACTTCACCAAGATCGGTGAGGGTGCCGTCGTCCAGTCCGCGGACGGCAAGTCCGTCGAGATCAAACTGCCCGCCCCGCAGCTCGGCGAGACCAACCTCGACATGGAGAAGAGCTACGTCTTCGCTGAGCAGCGCGGTCTGCTCAACCGGCTCGGTGACCTGGTCGGCAACGATCCCAACCGGCAGCAGCAGGTCTACCAGCTCGCCGAGGAGCGGATCACCGCCGCCGCCCGCGACAGCGGTCTCTCCGCCCGAGCCGAGGAAAACACCCGCAAGATGCTGGAGGGGCTGCTGCGCTCCCTCGGCTACCAACAGATCACGGTCACCTACACGGCTCCCTGA
- a CDS encoding PspC domain-containing protein, translating into MSRKLVRPREGRMLAGVCAGLGRRFGMSAGMVRLLFLLSLLLPGTQVIVYLVLWVLMPNEDRYLASTQH; encoded by the coding sequence ATGAGTCGCAAACTGGTCCGGCCCCGCGAGGGGCGCATGCTCGCCGGTGTCTGCGCCGGCCTCGGTCGGCGGTTCGGCATGTCCGCCGGGATGGTCCGGCTGCTGTTCCTGCTGTCCCTGCTGCTGCCCGGCACCCAGGTGATCGTCTACCTGGTCCTCTGGGTTCTCATGCCGAACGAGGATCGCTACCTGGCCTCCACCCAGCACTGA